Proteins encoded by one window of Corynebacterium amycolatum:
- a CDS encoding carboxyl transferase domain-containing protein — MTHAPALTNRQRHEELVAELKELLSTTARGGSERARARHISRGKLLPRQRINQLLDPGSPFLEVAPLAAHEMYGGKVPAAGVIAGIGIIEGRRCLVVANDATVSGGTYYPLTVKKHLRAQEIASLNHLPCIYLVDSGGAMLLNQDEVFPDRDHFGRIFYNQANLSARGIPQIAAVMGSCTAGGAYVPAMSDEAVIVKNQGTIFLAGPPLVKAATGEDVTPEELGGGELHSKTSGVTDHLAVNDADALRRVRDIVATLPKDPEVPWDTEPTVAPTRNQTDLYDVVPVDAKVPYDVHEVIEIIVDGGQYQEFKAEFGTTLVTTFARIHGHRVGIIANNGILFAESAQKGAHFIELCDQRGIPLVFLQNTTGFMVGREYEAGGIAKHGAKMVNAVATTRVPKFTVVIGGAFGAGNYSMCGRAYSPRFLWMWPNARISVMGGPQAAMTLSTVRRNQIERSGESWSQEDQEEFEAPIREQFERQSHCYYSSARLWDDGVIDPADTRRILGMALDVASGAPLDEQGFGIFRM; from the coding sequence ATGACTCACGCCCCAGCATTGACCAACCGACAGCGCCACGAAGAGCTCGTCGCAGAGCTCAAAGAGTTGCTCAGCACGACAGCACGCGGTGGTTCCGAACGTGCCCGTGCTCGCCATATTTCCCGCGGTAAGCTGCTGCCACGTCAGCGCATCAACCAACTGCTTGACCCCGGCAGCCCTTTCCTTGAGGTCGCACCTCTAGCGGCCCACGAAATGTATGGCGGCAAGGTTCCGGCTGCTGGCGTCATCGCCGGCATTGGCATCATCGAAGGTCGTCGCTGCCTGGTTGTAGCCAATGACGCAACCGTTTCCGGCGGAACGTACTACCCGTTGACTGTCAAGAAGCACCTGCGCGCACAGGAGATTGCCAGCCTTAACCACTTGCCGTGCATTTACCTGGTCGACTCCGGCGGGGCCATGCTTCTCAACCAGGATGAAGTTTTCCCTGATCGCGATCATTTCGGTCGCATTTTCTACAACCAGGCCAACCTCTCCGCTCGCGGGATTCCGCAGATTGCCGCCGTGATGGGATCCTGTACCGCCGGGGGCGCATACGTGCCGGCGATGAGCGATGAAGCGGTCATTGTGAAAAACCAGGGCACCATCTTCCTGGCAGGCCCACCACTGGTTAAGGCTGCAACTGGTGAAGATGTCACACCAGAGGAACTCGGTGGCGGCGAACTGCACTCCAAGACCTCCGGCGTTACTGACCATCTCGCAGTTAACGATGCCGACGCACTGCGTCGTGTCCGCGATATCGTCGCAACGCTCCCCAAGGACCCGGAAGTTCCGTGGGACACAGAGCCCACCGTCGCGCCGACTCGCAACCAGACCGATCTTTACGATGTCGTCCCCGTCGATGCCAAAGTGCCTTACGACGTTCACGAGGTCATTGAAATTATTGTGGATGGAGGCCAATACCAGGAGTTCAAGGCCGAATTTGGTACGACCCTGGTCACTACTTTTGCCCGCATTCACGGGCACCGCGTCGGCATTATCGCCAACAACGGCATTCTCTTCGCGGAATCTGCACAGAAGGGCGCGCACTTCATCGAGCTGTGTGATCAGCGCGGCATCCCACTGGTATTCCTGCAGAACACCACGGGCTTCATGGTTGGTCGCGAATACGAGGCCGGCGGTATCGCAAAGCACGGCGCCAAGATGGTCAACGCCGTGGCTACCACCCGCGTGCCCAAGTTCACCGTAGTCATCGGCGGTGCCTTCGGCGCCGGCAACTACTCCATGTGCGGTCGCGCATATTCGCCGCGCTTCCTCTGGATGTGGCCGAATGCTCGCATTTCCGTCATGGGCGGTCCACAGGCGGCGATGACGCTGTCGACGGTTCGTCGCAACCAGATTGAACGCTCAGGTGAGAGCTGGTCGCAGGAAGACCAGGAGGAGTTTGAAGCTCCGATCCGCGAGCAGTTTGAGCGCCAGTCGCACTGCTATTACTCATCGGCTCGCCTGTGGGATGACGGTGTCATCGATCCCGCAGATACCCGCCGAATTCTTGGCATGGCCCTCGATGTGGCAAGTGGCGCGCCCCTGGATGAACAGGGCTTCGGCATCTTCCGCATGTAG